The Solanum lycopersicum chromosome 6, SLM_r2.1 genome has a window encoding:
- the UBC27 gene encoding ubiquitin conjugating enzyme: MVDLARVQKELHECNRDVQVSGINVTLKGDSLTHLIGTIPGPVGTPYEGGTFKIDITLTDGYPFEPPKMKFATKVWHPNISSQSGAICLDILKDQWSPALTLKTALLSIQALLSAPEPDDPQDAVVAQQYLREHQTFVGTARYWTETFAKTSTLAADDKIQKLVEMGFPEAQVRSTLEANGWDENMALEKLLSS, from the exons GAATGCAACAGAGATGTTCAGGTTTCTGGAATTAATGTTACCCTTAAAGGTGACAGTCTCACTCACTTGATTGGTACAATCCCTGGTCCTGTTGGTACTCCTTACGAAGGCGGTACTTTCAAGATCGATATCACTCTTACTG ATGGCTACCCATTTGAGCCTCCAAAAATGAAATTCGCCACAAAAGTTTG GCATCCCAACATAAGTAGTCAAAGTGGAGCAATATGCCTAGACATCCTGAAGGACCAGTGGAGCCCAGCACTAACTCTCAAGACAGCTCTCCTTTCTATACAAGCATTACTTTCTGCTCCTGAACCTGATGATCCACAAGATGCAGTTGTTGCACAGCAG TATCTTAGAGAACATCAGACCTTTGTCGGCACAGCTCGTTACTGGACTGAGACTTTTGCAAAAACATCCACACTTGCTGCAGACGACAAG ATACAAAAGCTTGTGGAAATGGGCTTTCCTGAAGCTCAAGTGAGGAGTACTTTGGAAGCAAATGGTTGGGATGAAAACATGGCTCTTGAAAAGCTGTTGTCCAGCTAA